The following are from one region of the Marinomonas sp. CT5 genome:
- the rapA gene encoding RNA polymerase-associated protein RapA encodes MIVDTQNKSFTLHFPDAEAERQYSNDQTSLVRRTLTVGDQLHFQDETFTVLEVEEIDDLIEYRISDDDDWLEESIIQFPRNDKNELDSLLALSPARRMWFDLRRHTLEHQAANAASPVRGLMGLKAELLPHQIYLAHDIANRPKARALLCDEVGMGKTLEAGLILHQRLLNGLCKRVLILTPTNLQHQWLIEMLRRFHQPFSLINESVYEDFMDGDDNPFEQQPFAIAPIDWASQHPKATQHMLDAEWDMVIVDEAHHLAWHPETPSIGYQVVARLAAKTESLLLLSATPEQTGEREHFSRLQLLDADHYHDFDHYLAQQQEFKKAAELAESLLPFTQDNHTETALDWNGAFGSYLQEVSAKDWYQDLSTQSGAQQTEAAKEAISWLIDRHGTGREMFRNTRAAVGGFPDRYLHSYPLENNEHFESANHHVQPETEVADGLWEKDPRWNWLKEFLECQADKVLVICHTADMAQWLNDQLTFAGFQSADFHEQMPLIHRDRAAAYFADEDGAQILVCSEIGSEGRNFQFSHHLVMYDLPEHPDLLEQRIGRLDRLGQLNDVQIHVPYIKDSVQERLFHWYHHALNAFCRTTGSGDKVEEAFKDSLHAYLHGQDDDTDLLKEANIYHEALLKQMEEGRNRLLEMSSCRPEQARELIAQINNQATKGLHHYIEQVTHAFNIYADCINDDPDRAAWFIRPSTDMMLEALPGIEEEGKMLMLDRRQASQREDVAFATWEHPLITMLMDEVQGFDSGKLTSAILPIAALPEGTVLVESMFVIEATAHPRLKLAQSLPMTPMWQLSDSNGKFLHQQFTADKWAEKLKGVPNRVAEQWVAALRKNLIEVLQTHQLNAQDQARPIVHAAKTSYQHRCQNEIERLVELKAFNDTIRDEDIERLETNMQEGLARIDEHQIRLDAIRIILTTKPE; translated from the coding sequence ATGATAGTAGACACACAAAATAAGTCTTTTACATTGCACTTCCCTGACGCGGAAGCAGAACGCCAATACTCGAATGACCAGACCAGCCTTGTCCGTCGCACCTTAACCGTCGGCGACCAATTGCATTTTCAAGATGAAACCTTCACCGTCTTGGAAGTCGAAGAAATTGATGACTTAATCGAATACCGCATCAGTGATGATGACGACTGGTTAGAAGAGTCCATCATTCAATTTCCACGAAACGATAAAAACGAGCTTGATTCATTACTTGCCCTGTCCCCTGCTCGCCGAATGTGGTTCGACTTACGTCGTCACACTCTTGAGCACCAGGCCGCTAATGCCGCCTCTCCGGTACGGGGCTTGATGGGCTTAAAAGCTGAACTACTGCCGCATCAGATTTATCTCGCGCACGATATCGCCAACCGTCCAAAAGCACGCGCGCTCTTGTGTGATGAAGTCGGGATGGGGAAAACCCTAGAAGCGGGCTTGATCTTGCATCAGCGCCTATTAAATGGCCTATGTAAACGCGTTCTGATTTTGACACCAACCAACTTACAACATCAATGGTTGATCGAAATGCTCCGCCGTTTTCATCAGCCATTTTCGCTTATCAACGAGTCTGTCTATGAAGACTTTATGGACGGTGATGACAATCCATTCGAACAACAGCCATTCGCGATAGCCCCAATTGACTGGGCAAGCCAACACCCGAAAGCGACCCAGCATATGCTGGACGCCGAGTGGGACATGGTTATTGTCGACGAAGCACACCATCTAGCTTGGCACCCAGAAACGCCAAGTATTGGCTACCAAGTTGTTGCTCGTCTCGCTGCGAAAACAGAGTCACTGTTGCTATTAAGTGCGACGCCGGAACAAACCGGTGAACGTGAGCACTTCTCTCGCCTTCAGCTTTTGGATGCGGATCACTACCATGACTTTGATCATTACCTAGCTCAGCAGCAAGAGTTTAAAAAAGCCGCTGAACTGGCAGAATCCTTACTGCCGTTTACCCAAGATAATCACACCGAAACGGCCCTCGATTGGAACGGGGCATTCGGCTCGTACCTACAAGAAGTCAGTGCAAAAGATTGGTACCAAGATCTTTCCACTCAATCTGGAGCACAACAAACGGAAGCCGCCAAAGAAGCCATTAGCTGGTTAATCGACCGTCATGGTACTGGTCGTGAAATGTTCCGTAATACTCGTGCTGCAGTGGGCGGTTTCCCTGACCGTTATCTACATTCATACCCACTAGAAAACAACGAGCATTTCGAATCCGCCAACCATCACGTCCAGCCTGAAACCGAAGTAGCGGATGGCTTGTGGGAAAAAGACCCTCGTTGGAACTGGTTAAAAGAATTCTTAGAATGCCAAGCCGATAAAGTATTGGTTATTTGTCACACCGCCGACATGGCGCAATGGCTAAACGATCAACTGACCTTTGCTGGCTTCCAAAGCGCCGATTTTCATGAGCAAATGCCACTGATTCATCGTGATCGTGCTGCCGCTTATTTTGCGGACGAAGATGGCGCGCAAATTCTTGTGTGTTCTGAGATCGGCAGTGAAGGCCGTAACTTCCAATTCAGCCATCACCTTGTCATGTATGATTTGCCAGAACATCCAGATCTACTAGAACAGCGCATTGGTCGTCTTGATCGCCTTGGGCAACTCAACGACGTACAAATCCATGTGCCATACATCAAAGACAGTGTTCAAGAACGCTTATTCCACTGGTATCACCACGCCCTAAATGCCTTCTGCCGCACAACCGGTTCTGGCGATAAAGTAGAGGAAGCTTTCAAAGACAGTCTACACGCCTACTTACACGGCCAAGATGACGATACTGACTTATTAAAAGAAGCAAACATCTACCATGAAGCTTTGTTAAAGCAAATGGAAGAAGGCCGCAACCGCTTGTTAGAAATGAGCTCATGCCGCCCAGAGCAAGCTCGTGAACTCATTGCTCAAATTAATAATCAAGCAACCAAAGGTTTGCATCACTACATAGAACAAGTCACGCACGCGTTCAATATTTACGCAGACTGCATCAATGATGATCCAGATCGCGCTGCATGGTTTATCCGACCTTCAACAGACATGATGTTAGAGGCACTGCCGGGCATTGAGGAAGAAGGCAAAATGCTGATGTTGGATCGCCGTCAAGCCAGCCAACGTGAAGACGTCGCCTTTGCCACTTGGGAACACCCATTAATCACTATGTTAATGGACGAAGTGCAAGGTTTTGATTCAGGCAAACTGACTTCCGCCATCTTACCCATCGCCGCACTGCCAGAAGGCACGGTACTTGTGGAAAGTATGTTTGTCATTGAAGCCACGGCTCACCCACGTTTGAAATTGGCGCAATCTCTGCCAATGACCCCAATGTGGCAACTGTCTGACTCCAACGGCAAATTCCTCCATCAGCAATTTACCGCCGATAAATGGGCTGAAAAACTCAAAGGTGTGCCAAACCGTGTAGCAGAACAATGGGTAGCCGCTTTGCGCAAAAACCTCATTGAAGTTCTGCAAACTCACCAGCTAAATGCTCAAGACCAAGCTCGTCCGATCGTTCACGCAGCGAAAACGTCTTATCAACATCGTTGCCAAAACGAAATCGAGCGCTTAGTTGAATTAAAAGCATTTAACGACACCATTCGCGATGAAGACATTGAACGTCTTGAAACCAACATGCAAGAAGGTTTGGCTCGTATCGACGAACACCAAATCCGCTTGGACGCGATTCGTATCATACTCACCACTAAACCGGAATAG
- a CDS encoding thymidine kinase produces the protein MAKLYFYYSAMNAGKSTVLLQSAHNYQERGMRVLLLTASIDNRFETGHIASRIGISAEASLFDKNTNIATLIKEENQQEALNCILIDEAQFLTKEQVYDLSEIVDKLHIPVLAFGIRTDFQGELFEGSKALLAWSDKLIELKTVCHCGSKATMVIRLNAQGIPVKEGAQVEIGGNDRYLSVCRRHFKEAVRD, from the coding sequence ATGGCCAAACTGTACTTTTACTACTCGGCAATGAACGCAGGAAAATCTACCGTTCTATTGCAATCCGCTCATAACTATCAAGAGCGAGGCATGCGAGTATTGCTTCTTACAGCATCAATAGATAATAGATTTGAAACAGGGCATATTGCCTCTCGAATTGGCATTTCCGCTGAAGCCAGTCTGTTTGATAAAAACACAAATATCGCGACCTTGATAAAAGAAGAAAATCAACAAGAAGCCTTAAACTGTATACTTATTGATGAAGCACAATTTCTAACCAAAGAACAAGTGTACGACCTTTCAGAAATTGTTGATAAATTGCATATCCCTGTTTTAGCCTTTGGCATTCGTACTGACTTTCAAGGTGAACTCTTTGAAGGAAGTAAAGCGCTACTTGCTTGGTCAGATAAGCTTATCGAGCTAAAAACCGTCTGTCATTGTGGCAGCAAAGCGACTATGGTCATTCGACTTAATGCACAAGGAATTCCCGTTAAAGAAGGCGCACAAGTAGAAATAGGCGGCAATGACCGCTACTTGTCCGTTTGCCGAAGACACTTTAAAGAAGCCGTGAGAGATTAA
- the ybfE gene encoding LexA regulated protein, with translation MAKASSDRNTIDLFGKSPGRPRTQPLTRKDQLKLNKRAQREKAKAQGLKRLELVVEQDIINKLDQLCEISGLKRAEWLTQQINKSIEKPKNTRPKK, from the coding sequence ATGGCAAAAGCGTCATCCGATCGGAATACAATCGACCTCTTTGGCAAATCACCAGGCCGCCCTAGAACGCAACCCCTTACCCGCAAAGATCAGCTAAAACTCAACAAACGAGCACAACGCGAAAAGGCAAAAGCTCAAGGCCTAAAACGCTTAGAACTCGTCGTTGAACAAGACATTATCAATAAACTCGATCAGCTCTGTGAAATAAGCGGATTAAAACGCGCTGAATGGTTAACCCAACAAATAAACAAAAGCATAGAGAAGCCGAAAAACACAAGACCCAAAAAATAA
- a CDS encoding histone deacetylase yields MKVDLLPLVFHPHYSIPFPAGHRFPMAKFGLLAKTLREQGILSSENEYIPEPLSLSLLMSAHQKKYVQRFIRGELTKQEEKDIGLPWSEWLVERTLRAVSGTLLTSELALQHGLACHLAGGTHHAHPSYGSGFCIFNDLAVAAHAMIESGRAKKVLILDCDVHQGDGTIAFFKDRSDIVPVSWHCEENYPQNKQTDGINIAIPKGANDQEYLSILKNTLPAILAEHQPDFIFYDAGVDVHQDDRLGYVNLTDQGILERDSYVIETCVNLKLPTACVIGGGYDRQEDKVAWRHSLLHQAANQVWKKYFL; encoded by the coding sequence ATGAAAGTTGACTTATTGCCGCTGGTGTTTCATCCCCATTACAGCATTCCATTTCCAGCAGGGCATCGATTTCCTATGGCGAAGTTTGGTCTGTTAGCCAAAACGTTACGGGAGCAGGGTATTCTCAGCTCAGAAAACGAATACATTCCAGAACCCTTGTCTTTAAGCTTGCTGATGTCTGCTCATCAAAAAAAGTATGTGCAACGCTTCATTCGTGGTGAACTCACAAAACAAGAAGAAAAAGACATAGGTTTACCTTGGTCTGAATGGTTAGTCGAGCGAACGTTGCGAGCGGTGTCAGGCACATTGCTCACGAGTGAACTGGCCTTACAGCATGGTCTGGCATGTCATCTAGCGGGTGGTACGCACCATGCGCACCCTTCTTACGGTTCTGGCTTTTGTATTTTTAATGATTTGGCTGTGGCAGCGCACGCTATGATCGAATCGGGTCGAGCTAAGAAAGTCCTCATTTTAGATTGCGATGTACACCAAGGGGACGGCACCATCGCCTTCTTTAAAGACAGAAGTGATATTGTGCCGGTTTCATGGCATTGCGAAGAGAACTACCCGCAAAATAAACAAACCGATGGCATCAATATCGCCATTCCGAAAGGGGCAAACGATCAAGAGTATTTGTCTATTCTCAAAAATACCTTGCCAGCTATATTGGCTGAACATCAGCCTGATTTTATCTTTTATGATGCCGGTGTGGATGTGCATCAAGATGATCGGCTTGGTTACGTCAATCTTACCGATCAAGGGATTCTAGAGCGAGATAGCTACGTGATAGAAACCTGCGTTAACCTGAAGCTTCCCACCGCTTGTGTTATTGGTGGCGGATACGACAGGCAAGAGGATAAAGTCGCGTGGCGACATAGCTTGCTGCATCAAGCCGCAAATCAAGTATGGAAAAAATACTTCTTGTAG
- the rmuC gene encoding DNA recombination protein RmuC, with product MTDWLSQSVWVLSGFCIGAILLSGIAGGIVQAMRRQWQHTQEKMQQQNEELQRLLEQAKDQIHYLEKESLTLEQQFGAAQSVWQEKEAFYREQKRQNETEFKQMAQEIMSQQGQQLAKENERQLGSLLTPLGSQIQKFQESVEKSYQEEARERFSLVKEIKGLQQLNQKISDDAVSLTHALKGQNKLQGGWGEVILERILERSGLEKGREYETQASYQTEEGRRLQPDVVIHLPEGKQIIVDSKMVLISYLAYMEAETEEDRSRALKQHLDAVRRHMKELSAKSYHDLPGVTSLDFVLLFIPIEAAFGLALQGDNGLFSEAFEHNIIIVGPSNLLATLRTIQNIWRNEKQSQNAIEIARQAGAMYDKFSGFVQDMDDIGSKLDAVSRTHDAALKKLTAGRGNLLARAEKLKLMGAKTSKSLPAGYLNDDAITDQAKD from the coding sequence ATGACAGATTGGCTTTCGCAATCAGTTTGGGTGTTATCGGGCTTTTGTATCGGCGCGATTCTTCTATCTGGTATTGCTGGTGGTATTGTACAGGCTATGCGCCGTCAGTGGCAGCACACACAGGAAAAAATGCAGCAACAAAATGAGGAATTACAGCGTCTTTTAGAGCAGGCGAAGGATCAAATTCATTATTTAGAGAAAGAGTCTTTAACTTTGGAGCAACAGTTTGGTGCCGCTCAAAGTGTGTGGCAGGAGAAAGAAGCCTTTTATCGAGAGCAAAAAAGGCAAAATGAAACTGAGTTTAAGCAAATGGCTCAGGAGATCATGAGTCAGCAAGGTCAGCAGTTAGCAAAAGAAAATGAGCGCCAGTTAGGCTCTTTGTTAACGCCGCTCGGTTCGCAAATTCAAAAATTTCAAGAAAGTGTTGAAAAGAGCTATCAAGAAGAAGCCCGAGAACGCTTTTCTTTGGTAAAAGAGATTAAAGGATTACAACAGCTTAATCAGAAGATCAGTGATGATGCGGTAAGTCTTACCCATGCCCTAAAAGGCCAAAATAAGCTGCAAGGTGGTTGGGGTGAAGTCATTCTAGAGCGAATATTAGAGCGTTCGGGATTAGAAAAAGGGCGCGAATACGAAACACAGGCCTCATATCAAACGGAAGAAGGGCGACGTTTACAGCCTGATGTGGTGATTCATTTACCTGAAGGCAAACAGATCATTGTCGACTCAAAAATGGTGCTAATCAGCTATTTGGCCTACATGGAAGCCGAAACCGAAGAAGATCGAAGTCGAGCACTAAAGCAGCATTTGGATGCGGTTCGACGACATATGAAAGAGCTAAGTGCTAAGTCGTACCATGATTTGCCTGGGGTTACTTCATTGGATTTTGTGCTTCTGTTTATTCCTATTGAAGCGGCCTTTGGTCTGGCGTTACAAGGCGATAATGGATTATTTAGTGAAGCTTTCGAGCACAATATTATTATTGTCGGACCGTCTAATTTGTTGGCGACATTGCGTACGATCCAAAATATTTGGCGTAATGAAAAGCAGAGTCAAAATGCCATCGAAATCGCTCGACAGGCTGGCGCCATGTACGACAAGTTTTCTGGTTTTGTTCAAGACATGGATGACATTGGCAGTAAGCTTGATGCCGTGAGTCGTACCCATGATGCAGCTTTGAAAAAACTCACGGCAGGGCGAGGCAACTTATTGGCAAGAGCAGAAAAGCTTAAGTTGATGGGAGCGAAGACGAGCAAGTCACTGCCAGCCGGGTATTTAAATGATGACGCTATTACCGATCAAGCAAAGGATTAA
- a CDS encoding recombination-associated protein RdgC, protein MWFKNAQIFQLKDTESLDTNELIDKIPEFPLKECGSQEEFSFGWLPLIRNSEQWSLANGRCLLFRAGKEEKVLPSAVVREELEAKVAEIELIEGRKVGRKEKSDMKDELVFTLRPKAFSKRTDIWAYIDLEAKILVLNSTNASMTEQLFKHLQTTLGSFPMTPLQAQVSPSSLMTDWLTKNEVPASLETGDECEIQDASEDKATIRFKSLEPLSEDVTRHLEQGMAVKNLGLRWADKLSFVLHDDLTLRKIKFDDALKEAAFNDSQGGGLSDMDANFSLMSLTMREFFASYRLWFEIN, encoded by the coding sequence ATGTGGTTCAAAAATGCCCAGATTTTCCAATTAAAAGACACCGAATCACTAGATACCAATGAATTAATTGACAAAATCCCTGAATTCCCTTTGAAGGAATGTGGTTCACAGGAAGAGTTCTCTTTTGGCTGGTTACCACTTATTCGTAATAGCGAACAATGGAGTCTTGCTAACGGTCGCTGTTTATTATTCCGTGCTGGCAAGGAAGAAAAAGTGCTGCCTTCTGCCGTTGTCCGTGAAGAACTTGAAGCCAAAGTAGCTGAAATAGAATTAATTGAAGGCCGTAAAGTGGGTCGGAAAGAAAAATCCGACATGAAAGACGAATTAGTTTTCACCCTTCGTCCAAAAGCTTTTTCTAAACGCACTGACATCTGGGCTTACATTGATCTAGAAGCAAAAATTCTAGTTCTCAACAGCACCAATGCCAGTATGACTGAGCAATTATTCAAACATTTGCAAACCACTTTGGGCAGCTTCCCAATGACACCTTTGCAAGCACAAGTCTCCCCTTCTTCTTTAATGACAGATTGGTTAACAAAAAACGAAGTCCCAGCGAGCTTAGAAACTGGTGATGAATGCGAAATACAAGATGCCTCTGAAGACAAAGCCACCATACGGTTTAAGTCATTAGAGCCATTATCTGAGGATGTGACACGCCATTTAGAACAAGGGATGGCGGTGAAAAATCTAGGATTGCGTTGGGCAGACAAACTCAGCTTTGTATTACACGATGATCTGACATTACGCAAAATCAAATTTGATGACGCGCTAAAAGAAGCGGCCTTTAATGACTCCCAAGGCGGTGGTTTGTCTGACATGGATGCCAATTTCTCACTAATGTCATTGACGATGAGAGAGTTCTTTGCTTCATATCGTTTGTGGTTTGAAATTAATTAA
- a CDS encoding YigZ family protein, whose translation MDYYLSPTHTQRFDLEIKNSQFITTVARTNGRDAAKTFIEEIRQRYPDANHHCWAFIAGMPNNAHLWDQSDDGEPKGTAGKPMLNVLQHSDFGETTVVVTRYFGGVKLGAGGLVRAYSQAVQEALSQTEYENIYPRRPVQLKIAYPLLGKVEYWLEQSDIEITNKTYSDSIVIDLAVIERTWPDHKSTLNDLCQGSLTLIEPDNE comes from the coding sequence ATGGATTACTACCTAAGCCCAACACACACGCAACGCTTTGATCTAGAAATAAAAAACAGTCAGTTCATTACGACCGTTGCTCGAACCAATGGTCGTGATGCCGCCAAAACTTTTATTGAAGAGATACGTCAGCGTTACCCAGATGCCAACCATCATTGTTGGGCCTTTATTGCAGGCATGCCTAACAACGCCCATTTATGGGATCAAAGTGATGATGGTGAGCCAAAAGGAACGGCGGGAAAACCCATGCTAAATGTGTTGCAACACTCCGACTTTGGCGAAACCACGGTCGTCGTTACACGTTACTTTGGTGGTGTAAAGCTGGGAGCAGGCGGTTTAGTAAGAGCTTATAGCCAAGCTGTGCAGGAAGCACTTTCGCAAACAGAATATGAAAATATCTATCCACGTCGCCCTGTTCAGTTAAAAATCGCCTACCCTTTACTTGGCAAGGTTGAATATTGGCTTGAGCAGAGCGATATAGAGATAACGAACAAAACATACAGTGACAGCATTGTCATTGACCTTGCTGTGATTGAACGTACTTGGCCCGATCATAAATCTACATTGAATGATTTATGCCAAGGCAGCTTAACTTTAATTGAACCGGACAACGAATAA
- a CDS encoding DUF6151 family protein encodes MAEVNLRCACGTVQGKISSSSSKIGTRIICCCNDCQAFAYFLRQKENILDQYGGTDIFQIPMSFLTITEGKSQIACVRLSSKGLYRWHTSCCNTPIGNTFGGGGSFIGVIHNFMDNTETRDADLGKSRGYVFSQFATPPVPQPLKASSIKINFRMVTKILTWKLKGFSKPSAFFNNIGEPICEPQVLEKKHPKI; translated from the coding sequence ATGGCGGAAGTGAATTTAAGATGCGCTTGCGGAACCGTTCAAGGAAAAATCTCTTCTAGCAGCTCAAAAATTGGCACTCGGATTATTTGTTGCTGCAACGACTGCCAAGCATTTGCGTATTTTTTAAGGCAAAAGGAAAATATATTAGACCAGTATGGCGGAACCGATATCTTTCAAATTCCTATGTCATTTCTTACGATTACAGAAGGAAAATCGCAGATTGCCTGTGTAAGACTTAGCTCTAAAGGCTTATATCGTTGGCACACAAGTTGTTGCAACACACCTATTGGCAATACTTTTGGGGGTGGCGGTTCTTTTATTGGGGTGATTCATAACTTTATGGATAACACTGAAACACGAGATGCAGATCTGGGAAAAAGTAGAGGATACGTGTTTAGTCAGTTTGCAACACCCCCTGTTCCCCAGCCCCTAAAAGCCTCCTCTATCAAGATTAATTTTCGAATGGTGACAAAAATTCTTACGTGGAAACTCAAAGGTTTCAGCAAGCCTTCGGCATTTTTCAATAACATAGGCGAGCCTATTTGCGAACCTCAAGTCCTAGAAAAAAAGCATCCGAAGATTTAG
- a CDS encoding cation diffusion facilitator family transporter encodes MTDQIQEQNIAKRVTLVGAIWDALLGLAKIVAGYFSQSQALIADGIHSLSDLVTDVFVYFASANSRQGPDENHPYGHLRFETLTTVFLGIVLIVVALGIAYESISADSSRAEFTWYGLAALITTILVKEAIFHYTKKAGDKIGSKMLIANAWHSRSDALSSVAVLIGLFGVYFGYGWADMVASIVVALLIGKMAVSMVWENLAELVDTAPDPKLIEQIKETANSLKHVMAPHDVRARSMAGKIYLDMHIHVPSHASVSEGHYLGDLVAYTIKKAHSQVEDVMVHIDTDEKIQTESFLHESGKPPHLKLPARHQILADLGFLLRQHTGYVDIPNSRLHYLNNQLDIEIIAKSEKVPEGMNPQELTQRILQELQTANYINKATVMWVFAE; translated from the coding sequence ATGACCGATCAAATTCAAGAACAAAATATAGCAAAGCGAGTCACTCTCGTTGGCGCCATTTGGGATGCGTTATTAGGCTTAGCAAAAATAGTGGCCGGATATTTTTCTCAATCCCAAGCTTTGATAGCAGATGGCATTCACTCTTTATCCGATTTGGTCACAGACGTATTTGTTTACTTTGCCTCAGCCAACTCTCGCCAAGGTCCTGACGAAAACCACCCTTACGGACACCTTCGCTTTGAAACATTAACCACCGTCTTTCTGGGCATTGTACTTATTGTGGTTGCGCTGGGTATTGCCTATGAATCCATTAGTGCGGATTCCTCCCGAGCGGAATTTACTTGGTACGGTCTTGCTGCTCTCATTACAACCATCTTAGTTAAAGAAGCCATTTTCCATTACACCAAAAAAGCCGGTGATAAAATTGGTAGCAAAATGCTGATTGCCAATGCTTGGCACAGTAGAAGCGATGCACTTTCGTCGGTTGCCGTGCTCATTGGATTATTTGGTGTTTACTTCGGTTATGGCTGGGCCGATATGGTAGCCTCTATCGTCGTAGCCTTGTTAATCGGCAAAATGGCTGTCAGCATGGTATGGGAGAACTTAGCTGAGCTTGTGGATACCGCACCAGATCCTAAATTGATTGAACAAATTAAAGAAACCGCCAACAGTCTAAAACACGTAATGGCCCCCCACGATGTCAGAGCAAGATCCATGGCTGGGAAAATCTACCTAGATATGCACATTCATGTTCCAAGCCACGCCAGCGTAAGTGAAGGTCATTATCTTGGTGATTTGGTGGCCTACACGATCAAAAAAGCTCATTCACAAGTAGAAGATGTCATGGTCCACATAGACACAGACGAAAAAATTCAAACCGAGAGCTTTCTCCATGAATCCGGCAAACCACCGCATTTAAAACTGCCTGCTCGCCACCAAATATTGGCCGATCTAGGATTCTTATTACGCCAGCATACTGGCTATGTGGATATTCCCAACTCCCGTTTGCATTATTTAAACAATCAACTTGATATTGAAATTATTGCCAAGTCTGAGAAGGTTCCCGAAGGTATGAATCCGCAAGAGCTCACCCAGAGAATCCTTCAAGAACTGCAAACAGCTAATTACATAAATAAAGCCACTGTAATGTGGGTCTTTGCAGAGTAA
- a CDS encoding RluA family pseudouridine synthase: MQDTVPNLEILYEDEWFAVINKPANCLSVPGRGADKLDSILHRAECLFGEAFAIHRLDEATSGLILVAKTHECQKRMYAHFREREVKKEYRALLRGHLLGEKGEVRKPLRCDWPNRPRQIICTDEWSKDSITYWEKMAYENNTTRVRLVPFTGRSHQLRVHMQSLGHSIIGDEFYDPEFQNDPRLLLHAYRLEFRHPFTKAWVAFVAACPF; the protein is encoded by the coding sequence GTGCAGGATACCGTACCGAACTTAGAGATATTGTACGAAGACGAATGGTTTGCCGTGATAAACAAACCTGCTAACTGCTTATCTGTGCCCGGCCGTGGCGCAGATAAGCTCGATTCTATCTTGCATCGAGCAGAATGCTTATTTGGTGAAGCCTTTGCCATACACAGACTGGACGAAGCCACATCGGGCTTAATCCTCGTGGCAAAAACCCACGAATGCCAAAAACGCATGTATGCGCACTTTCGTGAACGGGAAGTAAAAAAAGAATACCGCGCCTTGCTGCGCGGTCATCTTTTAGGAGAAAAAGGCGAAGTACGAAAACCACTGCGCTGCGACTGGCCTAACCGTCCAAGACAGATTATCTGTACTGACGAGTGGAGCAAAGACTCCATCACCTACTGGGAAAAAATGGCTTACGAGAACAATACGACTCGTGTTCGACTCGTGCCCTTTACCGGTCGCTCCCACCAACTTCGCGTCCACATGCAAAGCCTTGGGCACTCTATCATTGGCGATGAATTCTACGACCCAGAATTTCAGAACGATCCTAGATTATTGTTGCATGCCTATCGGCTGGAGTTTAGGCACCCTTTTACCAAAGCATGGGTAGCCTTTGTCGCGGCTTGTCCGTTTTAA